In the Gossypium raimondii isolate GPD5lz chromosome 9, ASM2569854v1, whole genome shotgun sequence genome, one interval contains:
- the LOC105798452 gene encoding uncharacterized protein LOC105798452 isoform X3, with product MANSQLQKYGTLSREQLSYLFDRFSLLIAQPDFKKRILDAVNDKQEPVAVTTAVQEEIFLEMGVDPSFGLACLGKVNMTYENDQDLMIRYYRFVANEELACDEAELGPEGFAEKLYSQQKLHEQLHHQMEDANFESEASILSAEQIQEIVRRRVSPLFRPS from the exons ATGGCGAATTCCCAGCTGCAGAAATACGGGACATTATCAAGGGAGCAATTGTCATATCTATTTGATCGATTCTCTCTTCTTATTGCCCAGCCAG ATTTTAAGAAGAGGATTCTAGACGCTGTGAATGACAAGCag GAACCGGTTGCTGTTACCACGGCAGTTCAGGAAGAGATATTTTTGGAGATGGGTGTTG ATCCAAGTTTCGGTCTTGCATGCCTGGGGAAAGTAAATATGACTTACGAGAATGATCAAGATTTGATGATTCGTTATTATAGATTTGTTGCCAA TGAGGAGTTAGCCTGTGATGAAGCTGAGCTTGGACCTGAGGGATTTGCTGAAAAGCTTTATAGTCAACAAAAACTTCATGAGCAG TTACACCATCAGATGGAAGATGCTAATTTTGAGAGTGAGGCATCAATTTTGTCTGCTGAGCAGATACAAGAGATTGTTCGAAGGAGGGTGTCTCCTTTATTTAGGCCAAG TTGA
- the LOC105798452 gene encoding uncharacterized protein LOC105798452 isoform X1, with product MANSQLQKYGTLSREQLSYLFDRFSLLIAQPDFKKRILDAVNDKQEPVAVTTAVQEEIFLEMGVDPSFGLACLGKVNMTYENDQDLMIRYYRFVANEELACDEAELGPEGFAEKLYSQQKLHEQQLGMLNYMRKFHFDDQSAILEKLHHQMEDANFESEASILSAEQIQEIVRRRVSPLFRPS from the exons ATGGCGAATTCCCAGCTGCAGAAATACGGGACATTATCAAGGGAGCAATTGTCATATCTATTTGATCGATTCTCTCTTCTTATTGCCCAGCCAG ATTTTAAGAAGAGGATTCTAGACGCTGTGAATGACAAGCag GAACCGGTTGCTGTTACCACGGCAGTTCAGGAAGAGATATTTTTGGAGATGGGTGTTG ATCCAAGTTTCGGTCTTGCATGCCTGGGGAAAGTAAATATGACTTACGAGAATGATCAAGATTTGATGATTCGTTATTATAGATTTGTTGCCAA TGAGGAGTTAGCCTGTGATGAAGCTGAGCTTGGACCTGAGGGATTTGCTGAAAAGCTTTATAGTCAACAAAAACTTCATGAGCAG CAACTGGGGATGCTAAATTACATGCGCAAATTTCACTTCGATGACCAATCTGCAATTCTTGAGAAG TTACACCATCAGATGGAAGATGCTAATTTTGAGAGTGAGGCATCAATTTTGTCTGCTGAGCAGATACAAGAGATTGTTCGAAGGAGGGTGTCTCCTTTATTTAGGCCAAG TTGA
- the LOC105798452 gene encoding uncharacterized protein LOC105798452 isoform X2: MANSQLQKYGTLSREQLSYLFDRFSLLIAQPDFKKRILDAVNDKQEPVAVTTAVQEEIFLEMGVDPSFGLACLGKVNMTYENDQDLMIRYYRFVANEELACDEAELGPEGFAEKLYSQQKLHEQQLGMLNYMRKFHFDDQSAILEKLHHQMEDANFESEASILSAEQIQEIVRRRVSPLFRPR; encoded by the exons ATGGCGAATTCCCAGCTGCAGAAATACGGGACATTATCAAGGGAGCAATTGTCATATCTATTTGATCGATTCTCTCTTCTTATTGCCCAGCCAG ATTTTAAGAAGAGGATTCTAGACGCTGTGAATGACAAGCag GAACCGGTTGCTGTTACCACGGCAGTTCAGGAAGAGATATTTTTGGAGATGGGTGTTG ATCCAAGTTTCGGTCTTGCATGCCTGGGGAAAGTAAATATGACTTACGAGAATGATCAAGATTTGATGATTCGTTATTATAGATTTGTTGCCAA TGAGGAGTTAGCCTGTGATGAAGCTGAGCTTGGACCTGAGGGATTTGCTGAAAAGCTTTATAGTCAACAAAAACTTCATGAGCAG CAACTGGGGATGCTAAATTACATGCGCAAATTTCACTTCGATGACCAATCTGCAATTCTTGAGAAG TTACACCATCAGATGGAAGATGCTAATTTTGAGAGTGAGGCATCAATTTTGTCTGCTGAGCAGATACAAGAGATTGTTCGAAGGAGGGTGTCTCCTTTATTTAGGCCAAGGTGA